A window of the Vibrio pomeroyi genome harbors these coding sequences:
- a CDS encoding 3-ketoacyl-ACP reductase FabG2: MTRQVLVTGASKGIGKAIAIQLAKDGFEIAVHYMGDKQGAEETLQSITELGGAGRLIQFDISNRSECREKLESDIAEHGAYYGVVNNAGITRDTAFPAMTEEEWDGVIHTNLDSFYNVLHPCVMPMVQKRKGGRIVTLASVSGIMGNRGQTNYAAAKAGVIGATKSLALELAKRKITVNCVAPGLIDTGMVDEHVKDHALPQVPLRRMGEPEEVAGLVSYLMSDIAGYVTRQVISVNGGLV, encoded by the coding sequence ATGACCCGTCAGGTTTTAGTCACTGGTGCCAGCAAAGGCATCGGTAAAGCGATCGCTATTCAACTCGCGAAAGACGGATTTGAAATTGCCGTTCATTACATGGGTGACAAACAGGGTGCTGAAGAGACTCTACAATCGATCACCGAACTGGGTGGCGCAGGGCGTCTTATCCAATTTGATATCAGCAACCGCAGCGAATGTCGCGAAAAGCTTGAGTCTGATATTGCTGAACATGGCGCTTACTACGGTGTGGTAAACAACGCGGGCATTACTCGTGACACCGCATTCCCAGCGATGACGGAAGAAGAGTGGGACGGAGTGATCCATACCAACCTCGACAGCTTCTACAACGTACTTCACCCTTGTGTGATGCCTATGGTTCAAAAACGTAAAGGCGGTCGCATCGTCACCCTTGCGTCTGTATCCGGCATCATGGGTAACCGCGGTCAAACCAACTATGCAGCTGCAAAAGCTGGCGTGATTGGTGCGACTAAGTCTCTTGCTCTAGAACTCGCCAAACGCAAGATCACCGTAAACTGTGTGGCTCCGGGCTTAATTGACACTGGCATGGTTGATGAGCATGTAAAAGATCATGCGCTTCCTCAAGTACCACTACGCCGCATGGGTGAACCAGAAGAAGTGGCAGGACTAGTCAGCTACCTAATGTCTGATATTGCAGGCTACGTAACTCGCCAAGTGATTTCAGTTAATGGAGGCTTAGTATGA
- a CDS encoding hotdog family protein — protein sequence MTDIPSVDQLLPHDDPMILIDRAISVEALSIHCQVDIGDHNLFFDAESQTVPAYVGIEFMAQSVAAWSGYHALKNGTTPPIGFLLGSRRYKSLCDEFAQGQTLDIYAEQLMEDSGMAVFTARVEDQGELVAQCQLNVYVPTEQKLQEMKTRSPS from the coding sequence ATGACTGATATCCCTTCTGTAGACCAACTCCTCCCTCACGATGATCCGATGATATTAATCGATCGTGCTATCAGCGTAGAGGCGTTGTCGATCCACTGTCAGGTCGATATTGGTGACCATAATCTGTTCTTTGACGCCGAATCTCAAACGGTCCCAGCTTATGTTGGCATCGAGTTTATGGCGCAGTCTGTTGCGGCGTGGTCTGGATACCATGCGCTGAAAAATGGCACCACTCCCCCAATCGGTTTCCTGCTTGGCTCTCGTCGCTACAAATCACTTTGCGATGAATTTGCTCAAGGTCAAACCCTTGATATCTACGCCGAACAGCTTATGGAAGACAGTGGTATGGCCGTGTTTACCGCAAGAGTCGAAGACCAAGGCGAGTTGGTGGCTCAATGCCAACTCAACGTCTACGTGCCAACTGAACAAAAATTACAAGAAATGAAAACTAGGAGCCCATCATGA
- a CDS encoding beta-ketoacyl-[acyl-carrier-protein] synthase family protein, translated as MPIYIQDCGFHSALGSSIADIHGCLKDERESNMVEVSDMLNDGKHTVVGKVSGELPEIPPAQAQYATRNNQLALSALNQIEDSIEQAKSQFGADRIAVVIGTSTSGISDGEAAFKHKLAHGEFPEHYHYSKQELGNTSEFVSQYLSLTGPSYAISTACSSSGRVFLTAQRLLDSGMADAVLVGGVDTLCKLTLNGFHGLEALSTTHCKPFSATRDGINIGEAAAFMLLSKTKLAPTSPTQNSPYIALLGCGDSSDAHHISAPHPEGNGAEQAMRKALNFANLQAEDIGYINAHGTATPLNDSMESKAIHRIFANKVPVSSTKPLTGHTLGAASAIEAAIAWHILKYDLPLPLQKCQDKAEDIEIDLVNCSQKLKVKNILSNSFAFGGNNISLIFGVVND; from the coding sequence ATGCCTATTTATATCCAAGACTGTGGTTTCCACTCAGCGTTAGGCTCAAGTATTGCTGACATTCATGGATGTCTCAAAGACGAACGTGAATCAAACATGGTTGAAGTGAGCGATATGCTGAACGACGGCAAGCATACTGTCGTTGGTAAAGTGTCTGGCGAACTGCCAGAGATTCCACCAGCTCAAGCGCAATACGCCACTCGCAATAATCAATTGGCACTGTCGGCTCTTAATCAAATTGAAGACTCTATCGAACAAGCAAAATCTCAATTTGGCGCAGACAGAATTGCAGTAGTTATAGGCACCAGTACTTCGGGAATTTCGGACGGTGAAGCGGCATTCAAACATAAACTGGCACACGGTGAATTTCCTGAGCATTACCATTACTCGAAACAAGAGTTAGGCAATACCTCTGAATTCGTTAGCCAGTATTTATCATTAACCGGACCAAGCTACGCGATCTCGACCGCCTGCTCATCCAGTGGCCGTGTATTTCTCACTGCCCAACGTTTATTAGATTCAGGCATGGCTGATGCTGTGTTGGTTGGCGGTGTTGATACACTGTGTAAGCTGACGCTCAATGGTTTCCATGGCCTTGAAGCTCTTTCGACCACGCATTGTAAGCCATTTAGTGCCACTCGAGATGGCATCAATATTGGTGAAGCAGCGGCGTTTATGTTGCTCAGTAAAACAAAGCTCGCGCCAACAAGTCCAACCCAAAACTCACCATACATTGCCTTATTAGGCTGTGGTGATAGCTCTGATGCACACCATATTTCAGCGCCTCATCCTGAAGGAAATGGCGCTGAGCAAGCCATGAGAAAAGCGTTAAATTTTGCTAACTTACAAGCAGAAGACATCGGTTACATTAATGCTCACGGCACTGCGACACCACTCAATGATTCAATGGAAAGCAAAGCTATTCACCGTATTTTTGCAAACAAGGTTCCCGTTAGCTCAACCAAGCCGCTCACCGGGCATACTCTAGGAGCAGCAAGTGCGATTGAGGCTGCAATTGCGTGGCATATTTTGAAATATGACTTACCGCTTCCCTTACAAAAATGTCAGGATAAAGCTGAAGATATTGAGATTGATTTGGTAAACTGTTCGCAGAAACTTAAAGTAAAGAACATCTTAAGCAACTCATTCGCTTTTGGTGGCAACAACATTAGCCTGATTTTTGGTGTAGTAAATGACTGA
- a CDS encoding DUF3261 domain-containing protein — translation MNKTVKIALSVVLSLLLNACSMVSQQPTGASIIIDQETELALPLPADLGYSLTASQLISATWQDDTQQLPVQVEVTPEKVVLAGFSSWGTRILSLQYQNRSIETQVLSGLGTTLPQPEQVLFNLMLTLWPTEAWAQPLQSIGWHLVDTDNSRTVYDDNQQAIIRIDYQAEPGTHKTTGNIVFKHLTQGYTITIQTLNSTIVDNPSKS, via the coding sequence ATGAACAAAACAGTCAAGATAGCGCTCTCCGTCGTACTAAGCTTACTACTCAACGCCTGCTCAATGGTTTCTCAACAACCAACAGGCGCAAGTATCATTATCGATCAAGAAACAGAATTAGCCTTACCTCTTCCTGCGGATCTTGGATACTCATTGACGGCAAGTCAGTTGATTAGCGCGACTTGGCAAGACGACACCCAGCAGTTACCTGTTCAAGTTGAAGTCACTCCCGAAAAGGTCGTTTTAGCGGGCTTCTCTTCTTGGGGTACGCGTATCCTATCGCTGCAATACCAAAACCGGTCTATTGAAACACAAGTTCTATCTGGCCTTGGTACTACTCTGCCGCAGCCCGAACAGGTGCTATTTAATTTAATGCTCACCTTATGGCCAACAGAGGCGTGGGCTCAGCCTCTGCAAAGTATTGGCTGGCACTTGGTCGACACAGATAACAGCCGCACCGTATATGACGACAACCAGCAGGCAATCATTCGAATTGATTACCAAGCCGAGCCTGGTACACACAAAACGACGGGCAATATTGTGTTCAAACATTTGACCCAAGGCTACACCATCACTATACAAACGTTGAACTCAACGATTGTCGATAACCCAAGTAAGAGCTAA